The Hyalangium gracile genome contains a region encoding:
- a CDS encoding DUF1109 domain-containing protein, whose protein sequence is MRPSLDSLLTQPYPADAASLGRTLEAARAELARNRTVRRWRTQAVWVFTSTVAMVALVASVLLALRQMTLDALLSRAPLFGLLWFTGAVCAWGALSPRGKWLRPAGIVLAMLSAAALVFARGEPHVEPTLPGWVCTVSHLGVGLGPLVVSLLALRSAAFRPVRAMVAGLSVGTTGALVGELACSQGWLHVAGYHLSAWALIAMVEVVVSRSLKSSSYAP, encoded by the coding sequence ATGCGTCCCTCGCTCGACAGCCTGCTCACGCAGCCCTATCCGGCGGACGCCGCCTCGCTGGGACGGACGCTGGAGGCGGCTCGCGCGGAGCTGGCGCGCAACCGCACGGTGCGCCGCTGGCGCACGCAAGCCGTCTGGGTGTTCACGAGCACGGTGGCCATGGTGGCGCTGGTGGCCTCGGTGCTGCTGGCGCTGCGGCAGATGACGCTCGACGCGCTGCTGAGCCGCGCGCCGCTCTTCGGGTTGCTGTGGTTCACCGGCGCGGTGTGCGCGTGGGGCGCGCTGTCGCCCCGGGGGAAGTGGCTGCGGCCCGCGGGCATCGTGCTGGCGATGTTGAGTGCCGCCGCGCTCGTCTTCGCCAGGGGAGAGCCTCACGTGGAGCCGACGCTCCCGGGTTGGGTGTGCACGGTCAGCCACCTGGGAGTGGGGCTCGGGCCGCTGGTGGTGTCGCTGTTGGCGCTACGCAGCGCCGCGTTCCGCCCCGTGCGAGCCATGGTGGCGGGGCTCTCGGTGGGCACGACGGGCGCGCTGGTGGGCGAGCTCGCGTGTTCGCAGGGTTGGTTGCATGTGGCGGGCTACCACCTGTCAGCGTGGGCGCTCATTGCCATGGTGGAAGTGGTGGTGTCCCGGTCTCTCAAGTCCAGCTCCTACGCGCCATGA
- a CDS encoding transglutaminase-like domain-containing protein: MTRSRLCAPLLGLSVALLCATPALAQAPAPAASAARGAPKASDVSDALKAPRPKGGEWLGLYLMDKKVGYFFTDLSLVPGRKDQVLAVNEMVFKATVGNKLSERLYREERLYEAKPGGRLLSFTVQQRGDGGEQRLEATNLPTGLRVVSKRPGQADEVRTLPASQEKVEDADQARVALYRKARVEGTITDGTDLTSYKVTTTTEPPEERMVRGVKVRMGKAQTISEKEKVPVTAYVTEQGEMVEVDFGQTMQARAESEAVAKRLDVVEVFGLTRVVLPKPLPVEARAVPGRAVLVMTGLPDKFQQDSYRQKYVKLPDGRVEVTLMADFPKQPSLKPLPLADPDGGENLKATIIVESDNAEIRKLAKKLAGSDKDAYTVAKKIVTWVATSLVKDYGASADRASDVLRQMKGDCTEHSLLTVALLRAVGIPARRVDGVVYMVNEDKVPAFYWHEWIEAYVGEWTQMDPTFNQIVADATHFGVGQEGNAEITPLIGQLKVVEVRDKPPAAGAPAGR; encoded by the coding sequence ATGACTCGCTCCCGCCTCTGCGCTCCCCTGCTGGGCCTGTCCGTCGCGCTGCTCTGCGCGACGCCGGCGCTGGCCCAGGCTCCCGCTCCCGCCGCTTCCGCCGCTCGTGGCGCCCCCAAGGCCTCGGACGTCTCCGACGCCTTGAAGGCGCCGCGCCCCAAGGGAGGCGAGTGGCTGGGGCTGTACCTGATGGACAAGAAGGTCGGGTACTTCTTCACGGACCTGTCGCTGGTGCCCGGGCGCAAGGACCAGGTGCTCGCCGTCAACGAGATGGTCTTCAAGGCCACGGTGGGCAACAAGCTCTCCGAGCGCCTGTACCGCGAGGAGCGTCTCTACGAGGCGAAGCCGGGAGGCCGGCTGCTGTCCTTCACGGTGCAGCAGCGGGGCGACGGCGGCGAGCAGCGGCTGGAGGCCACCAACCTGCCCACCGGGCTGCGCGTGGTGAGCAAGCGCCCTGGCCAGGCCGACGAGGTACGCACGCTGCCGGCCAGCCAGGAGAAGGTGGAGGACGCGGACCAGGCGCGGGTGGCGCTCTACCGGAAGGCCCGGGTGGAGGGCACCATCACGGACGGCACGGACCTGACGAGTTACAAGGTCACCACCACCACGGAGCCGCCCGAGGAGCGGATGGTGCGCGGGGTGAAGGTGCGGATGGGCAAGGCGCAGACGATCTCCGAGAAGGAGAAGGTGCCGGTGACGGCCTACGTCACGGAGCAGGGAGAGATGGTGGAGGTGGACTTCGGCCAGACGATGCAGGCGCGGGCCGAGTCGGAGGCGGTGGCAAAGCGGCTGGACGTGGTGGAGGTGTTCGGGCTCACGCGCGTGGTGCTGCCCAAGCCGCTGCCCGTGGAGGCGCGGGCCGTGCCGGGGCGGGCCGTGCTGGTGATGACGGGGCTGCCGGACAAGTTCCAGCAGGACAGCTACCGGCAGAAGTACGTGAAGCTGCCGGACGGGCGGGTGGAGGTGACGCTGATGGCGGACTTCCCCAAGCAGCCGAGCCTCAAGCCCCTGCCGCTGGCGGATCCCGACGGCGGAGAGAACCTGAAGGCGACCATCATCGTCGAGAGCGACAACGCGGAGATCCGCAAGCTGGCGAAGAAGCTGGCGGGCTCGGACAAGGATGCGTACACGGTGGCGAAGAAGATCGTCACCTGGGTGGCGACGAGCCTGGTGAAGGACTACGGGGCGAGCGCGGATCGAGCCTCGGACGTGCTGCGGCAGATGAAGGGCGACTGCACGGAGCACTCGCTGCTGACGGTGGCGCTGCTGCGGGCGGTGGGCATTCCGGCGCGGCGGGTGGACGGCGTCGTCTACATGGTGAACGAGGACAAGGTGCCCGCCTTCTACTGGCACGAGTGGATCGAGGCCTACGTGGGCGAGTGGACGCAGATGGACCCTACGTTCAACCAGATCGTCGCGGACGCCACGCACTTCGGCGTGGGCCAGGAGGGCAACGCGGAGATCACCCCCCTCATCGGGCAGCTCAAGGTGGTGGAGGTTCGCGACAAGCCGCCGGCCGCCGGGGCTCCTGCGGGCCGCTGA
- a CDS encoding Carotenogenesis protein CarS gives MIQDPTLIVSEDVEGAPVRMGELVRIVDTSEDGTIGQRFLGHTGMVVGLVYDDPEMQYPRDPLIQVRVPGVGEDLFFVGELELLPISEARALGDAAEAGLLARGPWR, from the coding sequence ATGATCCAAGATCCAACATTGATCGTTTCCGAGGACGTCGAGGGTGCTCCCGTGCGGATGGGTGAGCTGGTGCGCATCGTCGACACGTCCGAGGACGGAACCATCGGACAGCGCTTCCTGGGCCACACGGGCATGGTGGTGGGCCTCGTCTACGACGACCCGGAGATGCAGTACCCGAGGGATCCGCTCATCCAGGTGCGTGTCCCGGGCGTGGGCGAGGACCTGTTCTTCGTGGGGGAGCTGGAACTGCTCCCCATCAGCGAGGCCCGAGCGCTGGGCGACGCGGCCGAGGCGGGACTGCTCGCGCGGGGGCCGTGGCGCTGA
- a CDS encoding RNA polymerase sigma factor, with protein MGSPTDEELMERFCDGEHDAFEALFARHAGRVKGFLARMVRDGPLAEDLLQTTFLSVIRARGRYEPGTPVVPWLLTIAANAARDSLRHHRHVEAFSKERPLEASAALPGVGDPGLRKQLEDALQQLPRDQREAVILSKVEGWSFEEIAALQGGSVGAARLRAHRGYEKLRALLGGLVEA; from the coding sequence ATGGGGAGCCCTACGGACGAAGAGCTCATGGAACGGTTCTGCGACGGTGAACACGACGCCTTCGAGGCCCTCTTCGCCCGGCATGCCGGACGGGTGAAGGGGTTCCTGGCTCGGATGGTGCGTGACGGACCGCTCGCGGAGGACCTGCTGCAGACGACCTTCCTGTCCGTCATCCGGGCGCGGGGGCGCTACGAGCCGGGGACACCGGTGGTGCCCTGGCTGCTGACGATCGCGGCGAACGCGGCGCGAGACTCACTGCGTCACCATCGGCACGTGGAGGCGTTCTCGAAGGAGCGCCCGCTCGAGGCCTCGGCGGCGCTTCCCGGCGTGGGGGACCCCGGGCTGCGCAAGCAGCTGGAGGACGCGCTGCAGCAGCTGCCGAGGGATCAGCGGGAAGCCGTCATCCTCAGCAAGGTGGAGGGGTGGTCCTTCGAGGAGATCGCCGCGCTGCAAGGGGGCAGCGTGGGCGCGGCCCGGCTCCGGGCGCACCGTGGCTACGAGAAGCTCCGGGCGCTGCTGGGCGGACTGGTGGAGGCCTGA
- a CDS encoding DUF4241 domain-containing protein, whose product MRVSSATEDLLAAFEDSRVLLDRGRPVAVSTHHVGTLVLTSGRIVACNPLTLPPRPLPGAHLLALLALDHREPFSRTVRPGRYPVVLSIIRSGRAGSPTSHEFIAMAMVRFEDERPVRWEMAARGERSPQALRPNQRYGYRADPDITAFLDADVVERVSDRSRQFIETFTDGETPSWSSTVLTLDAKSGANVVAFSSGTLAPSSMAHSAYCSWWGLAEDGRPVCLVTDLQHLDLPRPALPDDAEARLSRVRELMGHLRYGDAEMRGRALREIGGYGGEAREAVGVLIGRILAPESDPAEREYSAAAIARVCAEAPEQVELLARALASGVKGEPLAALLRAVGSIAVCSRDPQRFQPIAERILGVLIQRLEDGDRNLQAAIKGFVWDLGEHRPEAWELLVRLLRTGDLELRVSAALRLSHSRSPLHHEAALETLANIIIDEAMDLELRVAAANSLNSFPLLSVTARTALWHAASSKEPLLAWYARDLLRHHA is encoded by the coding sequence ATGAGAGTGAGCAGTGCCACGGAGGACCTGCTGGCGGCGTTCGAGGACAGCAGGGTGCTGCTCGACCGTGGAAGGCCGGTGGCTGTATCCACGCACCATGTCGGTACGCTGGTTCTGACCAGTGGCCGCATCGTCGCGTGCAACCCGCTGACGTTGCCCCCGCGCCCGCTGCCTGGGGCGCACCTGCTGGCCCTGCTGGCGCTGGACCACCGCGAGCCGTTCTCGCGCACGGTTCGCCCGGGCCGCTACCCCGTCGTGCTCAGCATCATCCGGTCCGGCCGCGCGGGCTCGCCCACCTCGCACGAGTTCATCGCCATGGCGATGGTCCGCTTCGAGGACGAGCGCCCGGTGCGCTGGGAGATGGCGGCTCGCGGCGAGCGCAGCCCTCAGGCGCTGCGTCCCAATCAGCGCTATGGGTACCGGGCGGATCCGGACATCACCGCGTTCCTCGACGCGGACGTGGTGGAGCGGGTGTCCGACCGGAGCCGCCAGTTCATCGAGACCTTCACGGATGGGGAGACTCCCTCGTGGTCGAGCACGGTGCTGACGCTCGACGCGAAGTCCGGGGCCAACGTCGTGGCCTTCTCCTCCGGCACGCTCGCGCCTTCGTCCATGGCGCACAGCGCCTACTGCTCGTGGTGGGGGCTGGCCGAGGATGGTCGGCCGGTGTGCCTCGTCACGGATCTGCAGCACCTGGATCTGCCGCGGCCGGCGCTGCCGGATGACGCGGAGGCCCGTCTGTCGCGCGTGCGCGAGCTGATGGGACACCTGCGGTACGGCGACGCGGAGATGCGGGGCCGGGCGCTGCGGGAGATTGGCGGCTACGGAGGCGAGGCGCGCGAGGCGGTGGGAGTGCTCATCGGCCGCATCCTCGCTCCCGAGAGTGACCCGGCCGAGCGGGAGTACTCGGCCGCCGCCATCGCGCGAGTGTGCGCGGAAGCGCCGGAGCAGGTGGAGCTGCTGGCCCGGGCGCTGGCCTCGGGCGTGAAGGGCGAGCCCCTGGCGGCGCTGCTGCGCGCGGTGGGGAGCATCGCCGTCTGCTCGAGGGATCCGCAGCGCTTCCAGCCCATCGCCGAGCGCATCCTGGGCGTGCTCATCCAGCGGCTGGAGGACGGAGACCGCAACCTCCAGGCGGCCATCAAGGGCTTCGTGTGGGATCTGGGCGAGCACCGGCCCGAGGCGTGGGAGCTGCTCGTGCGGCTGCTGCGCACGGGGGACCTGGAGCTGCGCGTGTCCGCGGCGCTGCGGCTGAGCCACTCGCGCTCGCCGCTGCACCACGAGGCGGCGCTCGAGACGCTGGCGAACATCATCATCGATGAGGCGATGGACCTGGAGCTGCGGGTGGCGGCGGCCAACTCGCTGAACTCCTTCCCGCTGCTCTCGGTGACGGCCCGTACCGCGCTGTGGCATGCGGCCTCCAGCAAGGAGCCGCTCCTGGCGTGGTACGCGCGGGATCTGCTGCGCCACCACGCCTGA
- a CDS encoding GNAT family N-acetyltransferase — protein sequence MQCAIELVDLALTPNNPDYTILVADRDGPLVGYVCYGPTPMTEGTFDLYWIASDPTVRGQGVGASLIAGMEADMRRRGARVIRVETSATEAYGPTRGFYASMKYTEEARFRDFYKVGDDLIILAKRL from the coding sequence GTGCAGTGCGCCATCGAGCTGGTGGATCTCGCGCTCACGCCGAATAACCCGGACTACACCATCCTGGTGGCGGACCGGGACGGCCCGCTGGTGGGGTACGTGTGCTACGGCCCCACGCCGATGACGGAGGGGACGTTCGACTTGTACTGGATCGCCTCGGACCCGACGGTGCGGGGACAGGGCGTGGGCGCGTCGCTGATTGCGGGCATGGAGGCGGACATGCGCCGCCGGGGCGCCCGGGTCATCCGCGTGGAGACGAGCGCCACGGAGGCCTATGGCCCCACCCGTGGCTTCTACGCCTCCATGAAGTACACCGAGGAGGCCCGGTTCCGGGACTTCTACAAGGTGGGGGACGACCTCATCATCCTGGCCAAGCGGCTGTAA
- a CDS encoding Rpn family recombination-promoting nuclease/putative transposase, with amino-acid sequence MSGPHDRLVRFTFNQRERAEAELRAALPDHVVVQVDWASLQLESGSVVDPELRETESDMLFSARLRGGRTVLFYVLLEHQSTVSRWMALRMLRYVVRQLEHWHREHPGSELLPVIIPLVMYHGPGGAWSAPRRVEELFDVPGEHPEQWRALVPRFEYLLDDLTTEREEALRARPGPPLVRLVLLALVYGRREELAQRLPGWRVLFIQALGDAQGMEDLKAVFHYLLLVGDEDARDATVDMLKSVVSAQHTEELMSTWFKEKFEKLEQKGRAAGRAEDVLRVLTVRGVPVDDVARQRILACTDLPTLDRWLERAVKASSVSEVLA; translated from the coding sequence ATGTCCGGTCCACATGATCGACTCGTGCGCTTCACCTTCAACCAGCGGGAGAGAGCCGAAGCGGAGCTGCGCGCCGCGCTGCCGGACCACGTCGTGGTTCAGGTGGACTGGGCGAGCCTGCAGCTGGAGTCAGGCTCGGTAGTGGACCCGGAGCTGCGGGAGACCGAGAGCGACATGCTGTTCTCGGCCCGCCTTCGCGGCGGCCGGACGGTGCTGTTCTATGTGCTGCTGGAGCACCAGTCGACGGTGAGCCGTTGGATGGCGTTGCGGATGCTGCGCTACGTGGTGCGCCAGCTGGAGCATTGGCACCGCGAGCATCCGGGGAGTGAGCTGCTGCCGGTCATCATCCCCTTGGTGATGTACCACGGGCCAGGCGGGGCCTGGAGCGCACCTCGGAGGGTGGAGGAGCTGTTCGATGTGCCGGGTGAGCACCCGGAGCAGTGGAGAGCGCTGGTGCCACGCTTCGAGTACCTGTTGGATGACCTGACCACCGAGAGAGAGGAGGCGCTGAGGGCGCGTCCCGGCCCGCCGCTGGTGCGGTTGGTGCTGCTGGCGCTGGTCTACGGACGCAGGGAGGAACTGGCGCAGCGGTTGCCTGGCTGGAGGGTGCTCTTCATCCAGGCGCTCGGGGATGCCCAGGGCATGGAGGACTTGAAGGCGGTCTTCCACTACCTGCTGCTGGTGGGGGATGAGGATGCGCGGGATGCCACGGTGGACATGTTAAAATCCGTGGTGAGCGCGCAGCACACGGAGGAGCTGATGTCGACCTGGTTCAAGGAAAAGTTCGAGAAGCTGGAGCAGAAGGGGAGGGCTGCGGGACGTGCAGAGGACGTGCTCCGGGTTCTCACCGTGCGAGGCGTGCCCGTGGACGACGTGGCTCGCCAACGCATCCTGGCCTGTACGGACCTGCCCACCCTGGATCGCTGGCTCGAGCGGGCAGTGAAAGCCTCTAGCGTGTCCGAGGTGCTGGCCTAG